GTCGAGCGCGAGGTCGAGCTCGGCTGGGACGACGTCCTCGCCCGCAGCCTCGTCGAGCGCTGGACCACGCTGAGCTGCGTCTCCAACCCCGTCGGCGGGGACCTCGTCGGCAACGCGCTGTGGCGCGGCGTGCGCACCGCCGACCTGCTCGCCGAGGCGGGCCCGCTGCCCGGCGCCGACATGGTGCTCTCGCGCAGCGTGGACGGCTGGACCGCCGGCACCCCGGTCGAGGCGCTCACCGACGACCGCGGCTCGATGCTCGCCGTGGGGATGGACGGCCAGCCGCTGCCGGTCGAGCACGGCTTCCCGGCCCGGCTCGTCGTCCCCGGCCTGTACGGCTACGTCTCGGCGACCAAGTGGGTCGTCGAGATGCAGCTCACCCGCTTCGCCAACGCGCAGGGCTACTGGACGCCCCGCGGCTGGTCGGCGCTGGGCCCGGTGAAGATCTCCTCCCGCATCGACGTGCCCGGCGGCACGGTGCCCGCGGGACCGACGGTCGTGGCCGGCGTGGCGTGGGCGATGGACGTCGGCGTCGACGCGGTCCAGGTGCGCGTCGACGGCGGGCCGTGGGCCGAGGCCGACCTGTCCGACGCCGGCACCAGCAGCACGTGGCGGCAGTGGCGCTGGGAGTGGGACGCGACGCCCGGCACCCACGAGCTGCAGGTGCGCGCGGTCGACGCGGCCGGCGAGGTGCAGCCGGAGGAGCCCGCGGCCCCCGCCCCCGACGGCGCGCAGGGCTACGACCGGGTCGAGGTCGTCGTCGAGGGGTAGGGCCCGCTCCAGAGCACGGTGCCGCCCGGAGGGAGGCCGCCGCTCAGAGGACGGTGAGCGTGACGGCCCAGCAGCCGCAGGCCCAGAGCACGCTGGCGAACGTGCCGATCATGAAGCGCTCCGGCGCGGCCGGGACCTTGAGCTCGCCGAACCGGCCCAGCCCCTTGACGGCGAGGACGACGGCGATCCCCTCGGGGCTGGCCGCCGCGAGGGTGCCGAACGTGGCGACCCGCTCGAGCACCCCGAGCGTCGCCCCGCCGCGCAGCAGGCCCGGCGCGGACAGCGTGGCCAGCGGCGGCCGGGCGGGCCGGGAGGTGGTGACGTCGAGCGACACCGTCTGCAGGTCCATCCCCTCCGCCGCGCGGGCCGCCGCGGGGTCCGCCAGGCGGAGCACCCCGGTCGCGAACGGCGAGCCGCCCGTGGCCGCGGCGAGCAGGAGCGCGGCGACCGCCGCGACGAGCGCGACGCCGTCGAGCGGGGCGGCGGCCAGGCCCACCAGC
Above is a window of Aquipuribacter hungaricus DNA encoding:
- a CDS encoding molybdopterin-dependent oxidoreductase, translating into VSSARAGGARSRAAVVLPAAAEPLPPVEASATFDAVRGITPFRTPSRDFYRIDTALVVPSLTTADWSLRITGLVEREVELGWDDVLARSLVERWTTLSCVSNPVGGDLVGNALWRGVRTADLLAEAGPLPGADMVLSRSVDGWTAGTPVEALTDDRGSMLAVGMDGQPLPVEHGFPARLVVPGLYGYVSATKWVVEMQLTRFANAQGYWTPRGWSALGPVKISSRIDVPGGTVPAGPTVVAGVAWAMDVGVDAVQVRVDGGPWAEADLSDAGTSSTWRQWRWEWDATPGTHELQVRAVDAAGEVQPEEPAAPAPDGAQGYDRVEVVVEG